DNA from Paraburkholderia largidicola:
TCAATGTGACGGGGCTTCCGGGCCTGACGCTGCGTTTCGGTACGAGCCGCGAAGGGCTGCCCGCCGGCGTGCAACTCGTAGCACCGTGGCTGGCGGAATCGACGCTTCTGCACCTTGCTTCGCTGCTGGAAGCGGTGAGTCCGGTGCGTGGTCTTTATCCCGATCTGTCAAACATCTGAGCCGGGCGGTGATCTTTCACCGCTCCAGCGCAATCTGATTGTCGTCGATCATTGGCCGTCGCCTGGCCGACGGCCTCTTTTTTGGACTAGAGGTAGCACCATGTCAAAGCAAGCACCGCGTCGCGCGTTGATCGTCATCGATGTGCAGAATGAATACATCACAGGTAACTTCCGGATCGAGTACCCGCCTGTCGCGTCCTCGCTTCCGAACATCGCCAAAGCGATTGACGCCGCCAATGCAAACGGCGTTCCGGTTGTGCTTGTAAAGCACGTCTTGCCCGCTGATGCACCGATATTCGCAGAGGGTAGCGTTGGTGCGGAATTGCATCCTGACGTTGCGGGCCGCCCTCACGACCGCGTCGTTACCAAAGTCTTGCCAAGCACGTTTTCCAGTGCCGGCTTCGATGACTGGCTGAAGGAACACGAGGTGGATACGTTGACCGTCATCGGCTATATGACGCAAAACTGCAATGACGCCACGATCCGGGAAGCCATGCACAAGGGCTATCGCGTGGAATTCCTGCCGGATGCGGCGGGTTCGCTGTCGTATCAGAACAAGGCGGGCCGCGCGACCGCGGAGGAGATGCATCGCATCATTACCGTCATTATGGAGTCCGCGTATGCGGCAACGATGTCGACCGACGAGTGGGTGGAAAATCTCAATGATCCAGTCCCAGTTGCGTGCGACAACATTTACTATTCCAATCTCCGTGCGCACGGAAAGATGTGAAGCAGGAGTGTGTCAACGACGCCTCATGGCATCGACCTATTCGTTCCGCGTTGGGCAGTATTCGGCCCATAAAGCGTCGTTTGCTCGCACCGTCGCTCACGCATTCAGGCGTCGGTTCCACTCAGAGAACCGGACATTCAAATCGCAATGGTGAAGTGCTCGCCGGTCATACCTGAATTTCGATCGGCAACGACGAGACGGCCAGAAGTTGCTGACGGGAAGTGGATATCGACTAGCATTCTTACTGCGAAGCTAAGGACTCTGAATAGAGCATTTAGACCATAAGGGCGTTTCCACGGGATAAGACCAAAGTCCAATTGTACAAAAGCGGCATTCGACCTAAGGTTGAATTGTTCAACCGAACGCACTGACCTGTTCATACGCGCCGAGAGGGCGACATCTTCGTCGATCGCGGCATCGCGTGCCGCAGAGAGCAGCCATGGCATCTGTACGCAAAGCGGAATCATCGAGCGCTCCACTCCCCATCAGCAAGTTCGACAATACCGTTCTCGTCCTGCAAGGCGGTGGCGCGCTGGGCGCATACCAGGCCGGCGTATTTGCGGGCCTTTCCGAAGCGGGCATCGTTCCCAACTGGATCGCCGGTGTATCGATCGGCGCCATCAATGCGGCGCTGATCGCTGGCAATCCGCCCGAGCGCGGTGTCGAACGCCTTCGCGAATTCTGGGAACGCACCTCGGCATGGTCGGCTTTCATGCCGCCAGCGGCGTTCGACCCGCTGCGACCGGTGTTCAACCTGTATAGCGCGGCGTCGGCGGTCGCATTCGGCGTGCCGGGCTTTTTCGCGCCCCGCATGCCGGCGCCTTACATGGCGGCCGAAGGTTCGATCGCCGCATTGAGCTTCTATGATACGGAGCCGCTCAGGGCCACGCTCAATGAGCTGGTCGACTTCGAGATGATCAATCGTAAGTCGGTGCGTGTCTCGCTCGGCGCCGTCAATATATGCTCCGGGGAGTCCGTGTACTTCGACAATACAAAGATGGTGCTCGGGCCGGAGCACGTGATGGCGAGCGGCGCACTACCACCGGGCTTCCCGCCGGTGAATGTCGGCGGCGAGTGGTACTGGGACGGCGGCATCTCCTCCAATACACCGCTATGGTACGTGGTCGACGAGGCCTACCGGGAGAGCGCGCTTGTCCTGCAGGTCGATGTGTTCAGTGGTGCAGGTGGATTGCCGCAGAATCTGCGTCAGGTGCAGGAGCGCATGAAGGATCTCCAGTATGCAAGCAAGACGCGCTTTAACGCGTCCCGCTTCAGGGAGATGGAGGAATTGCGCGCGTCATTGCGCCGCGTGCTCGACAAGCTTCCGAAGGACGCACACGCCGATCCGGATGTCGAGCGGCTAGCGGCGGTGAGCACGCGCGGAGAGGTCGCATTGATGCGCTTCACGAACCACCACAACACGCGCTCGTCCGATTTCAAGGACTTCGAGTTCTCGCGCGCGACCGTCATGGAATTGTGGGAAGGCGGGCTCGGCGACGTGCGCCGCGCGATCGCCACGCAGGCGTGGCATAAATCAGTGGAGCTGGCACAGGGCATCCACGTCTGCGACGTCACTCCGATGAACCCTGTCCCAGAGGAGCGCGCACGATGACCGAATCCGAAGCGAGAGCGCGCGCCTTCGCGATGCGGTTTACGAGCCCCGTTTCGCCGGGCCCTCATCGTTCCGTCGACTGCAAGGGCAGGTGATCACGGCGTACATGATGTTTCTTCCGTAGCAAGCTGGAGTCACCCGACGATCTGGCTGATCGCCGGGCCGATTCCTTGTTGCCGATGCATCGAAGCTCAGTGATGGGCTCCCCCGCCCGCATCGTCCAGTTGCCGCATCACGGCGTCGAGGTTAAACGACGCAGGCTTCTGGCGCGGAGGAAATGCCTTGAAATTTTCGATCTGCGATGCCACAACCGCTTGCATCGCGTACACCAGATACGCGTGGGATATCATCCAGTCGTAGTATGTGTTGGAGCTTTCATCCGCGCGCTCGAAGGGGTCCCGTCGAAGATTGAACATCTTCGGAATCCGCAGCCGAACGAAGGGTTCCGCCCAGCACGCCAACTGCCTGGCGCGCTGTTCCAGCAATACCATTTTCCAGTCACGCACACGGATTGCCATCACGTCGCCGTCGTCACTGATATAGAAAAACGACTCGCGCGGACTTTCTTTCACTTCCCCAGTCAGATAGGGGAGCATGTTGAAACCGTCCAGGTGAACCTTGTACGTTTTCTCGCCCGCTTTGTGTCCTTTAAGCAGCTTTTCCTTGATGCCTGGCTCGCCAGCCGCCGCGAGCAAGGTCGTCATCCAGTCCTGGTGCGTGACTATCCCGTTAAGAACGGTACCAGCAGGAAATTTCCCCGGCCATCGAACGAACGCAGGAACACGCCAGCCTCCTTCCCAGTTGGTGTTCTTTTCAGACCGGAATGGAGTGATACCCGCGTCTGGCCAACTATTGTAGTGAGGTCCGTTATCCGTCGAGTACATGACGATGGTATCGTCGGCAATCCCCAATGCGTCCAGCTTCGCCAGCATTTTGCCGATGTTCTCGTCGTGAGCGACCATGACGTCGTTATAGTCGCCCTGTCCGCTCTTGCCCTTGTGCTTCTCGGCACAGTGGGTCCGGAAGTGCATTGCCGTCGTGTTGTACCAGAGAAAGAACGGCTTGCCATCCTTATGCGCCTTATCGATGAATGTGCAGGCCAGTTCGGTCGTTTCTTCATCGATCGTCTCCATGCGCTTTTTGGTCAGCGCACCGGTATCCTCGATCTTCTGACCGCCCTTGCCATCTGACCAGCAGTGGAGCACGCCTCTTGGACCGAAACGTTTCCGGAACGCCGGATCCTTTGGATAGTCGGGATCCTCAGGCTCCTCTTCCGCATTCAGGTGATAGAGATTGCCGAAGAATTCGTCGAACCCATGCATGGTCGGCAGAAACTCATCCTTGTCACCCAGATGGTTCTTGCCGAACTGCCCGGTGACATATCCCAGCGGCTTGAGCATTTCCGCGATGGTGGGGTCGTCTGCCGACAAGCCGACATCGGCTCCCGGCATTCCAACCTTGGTCAGTCCCGTGCGGACGGGATTCTGCCCGGTAATGAAGGCGGCGCGTCCGGCCGTGCAACTCTGCTGCGCGTAGTAGTCTGTAAATGCCACGCCCTCATTGGCAATGCGATCGATATTGGGCGTGCGATAACCCATCTGCCCACGGCTGTTGAAGCTGATGTTCCACCATCCAATATCATCGCCCCAAAGAATCAGGATATTCGGTTGCTTTGTCGCCATGATTGCTTCCACTCCTATCAGTTAAGGCCCGGGCAGCATCAATCACCGAACTGAGCCAGCATGTCGCTCCCCAGTCCCGGCTCTGCGAGGATGTCACGGCCACCGACGTCTTTTGGCAGAACCTTCCGTCATGAGGCCCGCTGCTCCTCGCTGCTCGCCGGGTCGAACGAGCGACGCGGTGCGCTATTACCGTGGCAGAATCTGAATTTCCTGCCGCTGCCACACGGACAGGGCGCATATGGGCCGCGCCGTTTATCTTCGATTGCGGTAATCGCCATCACGTCGGACGGAGGCCGGCCATCGTGAAGGAGTTTCGCCATGGTCTCCATCGCATGGCGCGATTGGGTGAAGAACAATTCGAGGCCGGAGCACAGATAGTTCTGTCCCGCCTCGCCGTCCCGCGAAAGCGCGAAGCGGTCCTTCGGACATCCGCCATTGCACAGCGCCCTCACTTCGCAGTTCCTGCACTGGGCCGTAAGCGAGTCGCGCTTGTCCAGTCCAAACTTGCGCTGTTCGGGCGACGCCATGAGCTCGAGCATGTGCGTTTCATGAATATTGCCCAACCGGTATCCGGGTTCGACAAAGTGATCGCAGGAATACAGATCACCGTTGTACTCGAGGGCAGGGCCGAGGCCGCAGGTGGGAGCGTGGATGCACAACAGATGGCGACCGAAAAAGGCCTCTAGCGTCACATCGAACAGTTGCACGAAGACACGACCGACGTCGTGACGCACCCACTCTTCGAAGATGTCCATGAGGAAGAGGCCATACTGCTTTGCGCCGACTGAACGTTCGGTGACCAGATTGCCGGTCTGTGTGTACAGCACGCGCTTATGGCCCGCCTGTTCGCTCCAG
Protein-coding regions in this window:
- a CDS encoding cysteine hydrolase family protein yields the protein MSKQAPRRALIVIDVQNEYITGNFRIEYPPVASSLPNIAKAIDAANANGVPVVLVKHVLPADAPIFAEGSVGAELHPDVAGRPHDRVVTKVLPSTFSSAGFDDWLKEHEVDTLTVIGYMTQNCNDATIREAMHKGYRVEFLPDAAGSLSYQNKAGRATAEEMHRIITVIMESAYAATMSTDEWVENLNDPVPVACDNIYYSNLRAHGKM
- a CDS encoding patatin-like phospholipase family protein, encoding MASVRKAESSSAPLPISKFDNTVLVLQGGGALGAYQAGVFAGLSEAGIVPNWIAGVSIGAINAALIAGNPPERGVERLREFWERTSAWSAFMPPAAFDPLRPVFNLYSAASAVAFGVPGFFAPRMPAPYMAAEGSIAALSFYDTEPLRATLNELVDFEMINRKSVRVSLGAVNICSGESVYFDNTKMVLGPEHVMASGALPPGFPPVNVGGEWYWDGGISSNTPLWYVVDEAYRESALVLQVDVFSGAGGLPQNLRQVQERMKDLQYASKTRFNASRFREMEELRASLRRVLDKLPKDAHADPDVERLAAVSTRGEVALMRFTNHHNTRSSDFKDFEFSRATVMELWEGGLGDVRRAIATQAWHKSVELAQGIHVCDVTPMNPVPEERAR
- a CDS encoding arylsulfatase; translated protein: MATKQPNILILWGDDIGWWNISFNSRGQMGYRTPNIDRIANEGVAFTDYYAQQSCTAGRAAFITGQNPVRTGLTKVGMPGADVGLSADDPTIAEMLKPLGYVTGQFGKNHLGDKDEFLPTMHGFDEFFGNLYHLNAEEEPEDPDYPKDPAFRKRFGPRGVLHCWSDGKGGQKIEDTGALTKKRMETIDEETTELACTFIDKAHKDGKPFFLWYNTTAMHFRTHCAEKHKGKSGQGDYNDVMVAHDENIGKMLAKLDALGIADDTIVMYSTDNGPHYNSWPDAGITPFRSEKNTNWEGGWRVPAFVRWPGKFPAGTVLNGIVTHQDWMTTLLAAAGEPGIKEKLLKGHKAGEKTYKVHLDGFNMLPYLTGEVKESPRESFFYISDDGDVMAIRVRDWKMVLLEQRARQLACWAEPFVRLRIPKMFNLRRDPFERADESSNTYYDWMISHAYLVYAMQAVVASQIENFKAFPPRQKPASFNLDAVMRQLDDAGGGAHH
- a CDS encoding anaerobic sulfatase maturase produces the protein MQATLLSGTSTSGNDDPQAAESRPSDAPPCFHLLAKPSGSTCNIDCKYCFFLSKEALYPNEKHRMSQATLETYIRQLLESHRTPEVTVAWQGGEPTLMKVEFFRHAVELVEKYRRPGQVVKHTFQTNGILLDDEWCEFFKQYDFLVGLSVDGPRELHDTFRVDRRAQGTFDLVMRGWNQLRKHGVEFNILCTVNAANQHHGRTVYRFFRDELGARWIQFIPIIERATEQTIHLANRGWSEQAGHKRVLYTQTGNLVTERSVGAKQYGLFLMDIFEEWVRHDVGRVFVQLFDVTLEAFFGRHLLCIHAPTCGLGPALEYNGDLYSCDHFVEPGYRLGNIHETHMLELMASPEQRKFGLDKRDSLTAQCRNCEVRALCNGGCPKDRFALSRDGEAGQNYLCSGLELFFTQSRHAMETMAKLLHDGRPPSDVMAITAIEDKRRGPYAPCPCGSGRKFRFCHGNSAPRRSFDPASSEEQRAS